AATGCAACTCGACAGGGTGACTCCCTGATGATCGAACCCACTACGTACTCCGCAAAAATGCTTGATCTCTTTTTTGTCACTCAATAACTGATCAATGGCAATCTGCAGATCGGCCCGAACGCGCAGGGGAAACGTTCTTTCCGTGATCGTAATCTCGCTGGTAGGGAGCGGGTAAAAATGTTCCTTGATCAAAGGAGCAACAGAATGATTCCGAACCGATATCCGCCTGATCCAAGACAAGGCAACAATAATCAATACCGCACCAATCACCACTTCAATCAGTATGATTTCAGGTAACGTCATTTCTTTTTCCTATGGGGAAGCGATGGAATTCACAGAGATATCTTGAACCAGTTGAATCGAGCGACTTTCAAATGTATAACCTGAATCAATCATGATAACAACAAGTAAGTTTCATGTTGAACTAATATTATGATTTAGATCGAATCGAAAAGGATTGCGAGAATTTGCAAACCAAATCGCGTTTCGATAGTTGAGGAATTCCAGACTGGTTGCTGGCATAACAGAAATATCAACAAGGATGTGACGATAGCATGAGCGACAACGTATTCTCCCCCGGTCCCACGCCGGATTCCGTTAAAGCTGCCGACGGTACGATTCATACAGTTCCCGCGGGCTGGGCATTGCTGCCTCCCGGGGATGCCGGTTTGACGCGGCGGATGAAAGCGGCCGGTGAATTTTGGATCGTGCAGGAGAAAAAAGGGCGGCGGACCTTTTCGAAAGGAGTCTGGGCACCCGCAGAGACAATCGAACGGACTCGCGCGGAACTGGATGCAGAGCGTTCGACCGACGCGTATGCGAAGAAACAGGCGGCAGCAGCACAACGCCGCGAAAAAGTTCAGGCGGAATACGTGGAGGATTTCTTTGGTTCCGTGCTGGCATTTCTGGACTTTCACCCCGCACACGCCGACTTGGCACAACAGATGGCACGCGCGATCACAAATCATGCCACGCCGGTTGGAAGCGGTACGGTAGCCCGTACAAAACGGATTCCCGTTGAACAGCGGGCGGAAGCGGCCGTGATTGCCTGGATGCGGCATCAGACGACCGCCTATGATGAAATGGCCATTCCACGCGTCAAAGGGAAACGGCGGGAAGTGCGACGGATGCTGGCCCGGCGTTCGAAAGAGTTGCTGAACGGTTACCGCGGTCCCTCTTCGCCCTCTTCCAATTGCCCTCTGCAACGCGCCCTTGCACTACTGGAAGCCAATGGTTTACAGTGAAGGGAGTCAGGCCGCTCTTTCTGTGCAGCATACTCATTTGAGATTGCTGCCGGTGAGCTGTGAGCTGTTTCGGGTCTAGACTGTGTCCAGTTTTACTATAGCGTCTCCATGGCCATTTGGAACGAGTATATTAGATTGAAACACGCTATGGTAAAATGTAATGCAATCTAAGTAACGTTTCTAAATTCGATTTTTCCTTACAAATGAGGATGAACCGGGGCTAACGCCCTTCGGCTAATAAGTCATTCCGGTTGGGAAATCACCAAAGACCGGATCAGCCGCACGGCGTTAGCCGCGGTTAAAACCGGCCTGGGTTAGATTGCGGTCCTGGGAATTACATTCAAAACTAATAAATCAACACTACCTGGCAAGGGGAGCAGTACAGATGAGTCAAAAACAACTGATCGAGACAGCCTACGCGATGGTGGCAGACGACAAAGGCCTGCTGGCGATGGATGAGAGCATGCCCACCTGCCACAAGCGATTCGCAAAGCTCGGAATTCCCCAGACTGAAGAGTATCGGCGGGCTTACCGGGAACTGATTGTGACCACGCCCGGACTGAATGAATCGATCAGCGGTGCAATTCTGTTTGATGAAACGATCCGCCAAAAGACAGAAGACGGTACCCCTTTCGTTCAGGTTTTGCAAGAAGTGGGCATCATCCCCGGTATCAAAGTCGACAAGAGTACGAAACCTCTCGCCAACCATCCGGGCGAAAAGATCACCGAAGGTCTGGACGGCCTGCGTGAGCGGCTGGAAGAATACGTGCAACTGGGAGCCCGATTCGCAAAATGGCGGGCGGTGATTACAATTGGGGACGGGATTCCCAATCAAGGCTGCCTCGATGCGAACGCCCATCTTTTAGCACGCTATGCCGCCCTGTGTCAGGAAGCAGGACTGGTCCCGATTGTGGAACCCGAAGTGTTGATGGACGGAGCACACTCGCTGCAACGCTGTTACGATGTGACCGAGCAGACGCTACGCATGGTCTTCGCACAGTTGGCGGCCCAACGCGTATTGCTGGAAGGGATGATCCTGAAACCAAATATGGTTGTGCCGGGGCTGGAATGTCCCAAGCAAAATTC
This genomic interval from Gimesia alba contains the following:
- a CDS encoding class I fructose-bisphosphate aldolase yields the protein MSQKQLIETAYAMVADDKGLLAMDESMPTCHKRFAKLGIPQTEEYRRAYRELIVTTPGLNESISGAILFDETIRQKTEDGTPFVQVLQEVGIIPGIKVDKSTKPLANHPGEKITEGLDGLRERLEEYVQLGARFAKWRAVITIGDGIPNQGCLDANAHLLARYAALCQEAGLVPIVEPEVLMDGAHSLQRCYDVTEQTLRMVFAQLAAQRVLLEGMILKPNMVVPGLECPKQNSVDDVADATVTCFRRTVPAAVPGVAFLSGGQSSELASERLNAMNVKYKSRVPWAMAYSFARAIQQPGMSIWAGDPANVEAAQKSIAHRAKCNRDARRGEYSAAMEEASA
- a CDS encoding DUF2293 domain-containing protein produces the protein MSDNVFSPGPTPDSVKAADGTIHTVPAGWALLPPGDAGLTRRMKAAGEFWIVQEKKGRRTFSKGVWAPAETIERTRAELDAERSTDAYAKKQAAAAQRREKVQAEYVEDFFGSVLAFLDFHPAHADLAQQMARAITNHATPVGSGTVARTKRIPVEQRAEAAVIAWMRHQTTAYDEMAIPRVKGKRREVRRMLARRSKELLNGYRGPSSPSSNCPLQRALALLEANGLQ